In one window of Pseudomonas putida DNA:
- the tadA gene encoding tRNA adenosine(34) deaminase TadA: MRPRIIDRSGDQAFMQLALELAAEGALLGEVPVGAVLVQQGQVIGRGFNRPITDNDPSAHAEMVAIRDAAKAVNNYRLPGSTLYVTLEPCSMCAGLIVHSRIERVVYGALEPKAGVVQSQGQFFTQGFLNHRVLVEGGVLAQECGQILSDFFKARRAKA; encoded by the coding sequence ATGCGTCCGCGGATCATCGATCGCAGCGGCGATCAGGCATTCATGCAGTTGGCCCTGGAGCTGGCGGCTGAAGGCGCTTTGCTGGGGGAGGTGCCGGTAGGTGCGGTGCTGGTGCAGCAGGGGCAGGTGATCGGCCGAGGTTTCAACCGACCGATCACCGACAATGACCCCAGCGCCCACGCCGAAATGGTCGCCATTCGCGATGCAGCCAAGGCCGTCAACAACTATCGGCTGCCGGGCAGCACCCTGTACGTGACCCTCGAGCCCTGCAGCATGTGTGCGGGCCTGATCGTCCATTCGCGGATAGAGCGGGTGGTGTATGGGGCGCTGGAGCCCAAGGCGGGGGTGGTGCAGAGCCAGGGACAGTTCTTCACCCAGGGCTTCTTGAATCATCGGGTGTTGGTAGAGGGGGGCGTGCTGGCGCAGGAGTGCGGGCAGATTCTCAGCGATTTCTTCAAGGCGCGCCGGGCGAAAGCCTAG
- a CDS encoding multicopper oxidase family protein, whose product MSFTRRQMLKGLTGLVVVGLGAGGAARYWLGKVEDDNAGHDYELIAAPLDVELVPGFKTEAWAFGPSAPGTELRVRQGTWLRVRFINHLPVETTIHWHGIRLPLEMDGVPYVSQLPVKPGEFFDYKFRVPDAGSYWYHPHVSSSEELGRGLVGPLIVEEREPTGFLHERTLSLKTWHVDEQGEFMPFSVPREAARNGTAGRLITINGQAEAVTELPAGQVVRVRLLNLDNTWTYRINLKGNYEAMIYALDGNPVTPRPLEDDYWLGPGMRICLAIRIPEAGEEISLRDGFVRLGTLRSVASSEAPSDWPKALPPNPIAEPDLEKAEKLNFNFEWAGQVSVNTDNGKPPSLWQINGQAWDITDKTCADRPIATLKKGNSYIFELKNMTQYQHPIHLHGMSFKVIASNRRKITEPWFTDTYLLGRNERAQVALVADNPGTWMFHCHVIDHMETGLMAAIAVV is encoded by the coding sequence ATGTCCTTTACCCGTCGACAAATGCTCAAGGGCCTGACCGGCCTCGTCGTGGTTGGCCTGGGCGCCGGAGGCGCGGCTCGCTACTGGCTGGGCAAGGTCGAGGACGACAATGCCGGGCACGACTACGAGCTGATCGCGGCGCCTCTGGATGTCGAGCTGGTTCCCGGTTTCAAGACCGAAGCCTGGGCTTTCGGGCCCTCGGCACCCGGCACCGAGTTGCGGGTGCGCCAGGGCACCTGGTTGCGGGTACGCTTCATCAATCACCTGCCGGTTGAAACCACCATCCATTGGCATGGCATCCGCCTGCCACTGGAAATGGACGGTGTACCCTACGTGTCGCAATTGCCGGTCAAGCCGGGTGAGTTCTTCGACTACAAGTTCCGCGTGCCCGATGCCGGCAGTTACTGGTACCACCCGCATGTCAGCAGCTCCGAGGAGTTGGGGCGGGGCCTGGTCGGGCCGCTGATCGTCGAGGAGCGCGAGCCGACCGGCTTCCTGCACGAGCGCACCCTGAGCCTGAAGACCTGGCACGTGGACGAGCAGGGCGAGTTCATGCCGTTCAGCGTGCCTCGCGAGGCCGCGCGCAATGGCACCGCTGGGCGCTTGATCACCATCAATGGCCAGGCCGAGGCGGTCACCGAGTTGCCCGCCGGCCAAGTGGTGCGTGTGCGGCTGCTCAACCTGGACAACACCTGGACCTACCGCATCAACCTCAAGGGCAACTACGAGGCGATGATCTATGCGCTCGATGGCAACCCGGTGACCCCGAGGCCGCTCGAGGACGACTACTGGCTTGGCCCCGGCATGCGCATCTGCCTGGCCATCCGAATTCCCGAGGCCGGCGAGGAGATTTCCCTGCGCGACGGCTTCGTGCGCCTGGGCACCCTGCGTTCGGTCGCCAGCAGCGAGGCACCGAGCGACTGGCCCAAGGCGCTGCCGCCGAACCCGATCGCCGAGCCGGACCTGGAGAAGGCCGAGAAGCTGAACTTCAATTTCGAATGGGCGGGCCAGGTTTCGGTGAACACCGACAACGGCAAGCCACCGAGTCTGTGGCAGATCAACGGTCAGGCCTGGGACATCACCGACAAGACCTGCGCCGATCGGCCGATCGCCACGCTGAAAAAGGGCAACAGCTATATCTTCGAGTTGAAGAACATGACCCAGTACCAGCACCCTATCCACCTGCACGGCATGAGTTTCAAGGTGATCGCCTCCAATCGCCGCAAGATCACCGAGCCCTGGTTCACCGACACTTACCTGTTGGGCAGAAACGAGCGTGCCCAGGTGGCGCTGGTAGCGGATAACCCAGGCACCTGGATGTTCCACTGCCATGTGATCGACCATATGGAAACCGGCCTGATGGCCGCGATCGCGGTGGTCTGA
- a CDS encoding alpha/beta fold hydrolase, translating into MKNIVLVHGLFADASSWAKVIPLLQAKGLHVTAVQNPTTSLDDDVAAVNRALAQQDGPVILVGHSYGGMVISQAGDSDKVKGLVYIAARAPEAGEDYPALTKRFPAAPAGAGLQWSADGYGMLSENAFVNDFAGDLPKAEAETYYAVQQPIGVGIKTAKTTVAAWKDKPTWYAVSTQDRTINTEQQRFMAKRMNAHTVELDASHVSLISQPQAVAKLILQAAHVPGN; encoded by the coding sequence GTGAAGAACATCGTGCTGGTTCACGGCCTGTTCGCCGATGCCTCCAGCTGGGCCAAGGTGATTCCGTTGCTGCAAGCCAAAGGCCTGCACGTGACCGCAGTCCAGAACCCGACCACCTCGCTCGACGACGACGTCGCGGCTGTCAACCGGGCGCTGGCCCAGCAGGACGGCCCGGTGATCCTGGTCGGTCACTCCTACGGCGGCATGGTCATCAGCCAGGCCGGTGATTCGGATAAGGTCAAAGGTCTGGTCTACATCGCCGCCCGTGCTCCGGAAGCGGGCGAAGACTATCCGGCGCTGACCAAGCGCTTCCCGGCAGCACCGGCGGGGGCAGGCCTGCAGTGGTCGGCCGACGGTTACGGCATGCTCAGCGAAAATGCCTTCGTCAACGATTTCGCCGGCGACCTGCCCAAGGCCGAGGCGGAAACCTACTACGCCGTCCAGCAGCCCATCGGTGTTGGCATCAAGACCGCCAAGACCACCGTCGCGGCATGGAAAGACAAGCCCACCTGGTACGCGGTCTCGACCCAGGACCGTACCATCAACACCGAGCAGCAGCGTTTCATGGCCAAGCGCATGAACGCCCACACCGTCGAGCTCGATGCCAGCCACGTCTCGCTGATTTCCCAGCCGCAAGCGGTGGCCAAGCTGATCCTGCAAGCCGCGCATGTTCCAGGCAACTGA
- a CDS encoding heavy metal response regulator transcription factor, whose protein sequence is MKILIIEDEAKTADYLAGGLGEAGYSVDHADNGIDGLHMARETPYDLILLDVMLPGLDGWAVMQKLRAQTRTPVLFLSARGTLEDRLRGLELGADEYLVKPFSFAELLARIRIILRRGHAQPDEEVLSLGDLRLDLGKHRCERAGMRIDLTSKEFKLLACFLQHPEQVLSRTFLASRVWDMNFDSDTNVVDVAVRRLRQKVDEPFAVRLIHTVHGVGYRCELEA, encoded by the coding sequence GTGAAAATCCTCATCATCGAAGACGAAGCCAAGACCGCCGACTACCTGGCCGGTGGCCTGGGCGAGGCCGGCTACAGTGTCGATCATGCCGACAATGGTATCGACGGCCTGCACATGGCCCGCGAGACACCCTACGACCTGATCCTGCTCGACGTGATGCTGCCTGGGCTCGATGGCTGGGCCGTGATGCAGAAACTGCGCGCACAGACCCGTACCCCCGTGTTGTTCCTCAGCGCCCGTGGCACCCTCGAAGATCGGCTGCGTGGCCTTGAGCTGGGCGCCGACGAATACCTGGTCAAGCCATTCTCCTTCGCCGAACTGCTGGCGCGCATCCGCATCATCCTGCGCCGCGGCCATGCGCAGCCGGATGAAGAGGTCCTCAGCCTGGGTGATCTGCGCCTGGACCTGGGCAAGCACCGCTGCGAACGCGCAGGCATGCGCATCGACCTGACCAGCAAGGAGTTCAAGTTGCTGGCGTGTTTTCTCCAGCATCCCGAGCAGGTGCTGTCGCGCACCTTTCTCGCATCACGAGTGTGGGACATGAATTTCGACAGCGACACCAACGTGGTGGATGTCGCGGTGCGGCGCCTGCGGCAGAAAGTCGACGAACCCTTCGCGGTGCGCCTGATCCATACCGTGCACGGCGTCGGCTATCGCTGCGAGCTCGAGGCATGA
- the mltF gene encoding membrane-bound lytic murein transglycosylase MltF — translation MFAHTALRQRCARWLFATGLLLMLGACVEKPSTLERVKEDGVLRVITRNSPATYFQDRNGETGFEYELVKRFADDLGVKLEIETADNLDDLFDQLGKPTGPVLAAAGLVSSEQRTTQAKFSHPYLEVTPQVIYRNGRSRPTEPKDLIGKKIMVLKGSSHAEQLAELKKQYPTLEYEESDAVEVVDLLRMVDEGQIDLTLVDSNELAMNQVYFSNVRVAFDLGDARDQRWAVAAGEDNSLLNEINEFLDKAQKNGTLQRLKDRYYGHVDVLGYVGAYTFAQHLQQRLPKYEKHFKSYAKVEQVDWRLLAAIGYQESMWQPEVTSKTGVRGLMMLTQRTAQAMGVSNRLDPRQSIMGGAKYFMLIKEQLDDSIQEPDRTWFALAAYNVGSGHLEDARTLAKREGLNPNKWLDVKKMLPRLSQKQWYSKTKYGYARGGEPVHFVANIRRYYDILTWVTQPQLEGQVAEGNLHVPAVNKDKPAEQSPPM, via the coding sequence ATGTTCGCCCACACTGCTTTGCGCCAGCGCTGCGCCAGATGGCTCTTCGCAACCGGACTCTTGCTGATGCTCGGTGCCTGTGTTGAAAAACCCAGCACCCTCGAGCGCGTGAAGGAGGACGGCGTGCTGCGCGTCATAACCCGCAACAGCCCGGCCACCTACTTCCAGGACCGCAACGGCGAAACCGGCTTCGAATACGAGCTGGTCAAACGTTTCGCCGACGATCTGGGCGTCAAGCTGGAGATCGAGACCGCCGACAACCTCGACGACCTGTTCGACCAGTTGGGCAAGCCAACCGGCCCGGTGCTGGCCGCCGCTGGCCTGGTCAGCAGCGAGCAACGCACCACCCAGGCGAAGTTCTCCCACCCGTATCTCGAAGTCACCCCCCAGGTCATCTACCGCAATGGCCGTTCCCGCCCCACCGAACCCAAGGATTTGATCGGCAAGAAGATCATGGTACTCAAGGGCAGCAGCCATGCCGAACAGCTGGCTGAACTGAAAAAGCAGTATCCGACGCTTGAATACGAAGAATCCGACGCTGTGGAGGTGGTCGACCTATTGCGCATGGTCGACGAAGGCCAGATCGACCTGACCCTGGTCGACTCCAACGAACTGGCGATGAACCAGGTGTACTTCTCCAACGTGCGCGTGGCCTTCGACCTGGGCGATGCCCGCGACCAGCGCTGGGCCGTGGCGGCCGGCGAAGACAACAGCCTGCTCAACGAGATCAACGAGTTTCTCGACAAGGCGCAGAAGAACGGCACGCTTCAGCGCCTGAAAGACCGTTATTACGGCCATGTCGACGTGCTTGGCTACGTCGGCGCCTACACCTTCGCCCAGCACCTGCAGCAGCGCCTGCCCAAGTATGAAAAGCACTTCAAGAGCTACGCCAAGGTCGAGCAGGTCGACTGGCGGCTGCTGGCGGCGATCGGTTACCAGGAATCGATGTGGCAGCCCGAGGTGACATCAAAGACCGGCGTACGCGGCCTGATGATGCTGACCCAGCGCACCGCCCAGGCCATGGGCGTGTCCAACCGGCTGGACCCCAGGCAAAGCATCATGGGTGGGGCGAAATACTTCATGCTCATCAAGGAGCAGCTCGACGACAGCATCCAGGAGCCGGACCGCACCTGGTTCGCCCTGGCCGCCTACAACGTCGGCAGCGGCCATCTGGAAGACGCCCGTACCCTCGCCAAGCGCGAAGGCCTGAACCCGAACAAGTGGCTGGACGTGAAGAAGATGCTGCCGCGCCTGTCGCAGAAGCAGTGGTACAGCAAGACCAAGTACGGCTACGCCCGCGGCGGCGAGCCTGTGCACTTCGTGGCCAACATCCGCCGCTACTACGACATCCTCACCTGGGTGACCCAGCCGCAGCTCGAAGGCCAGGTGGCCGAGGGCAACCTGCATGTGCCTGCAGTCAACAAGGACAAGCCGGCGGAACAGTCACCGCCGATGTGA
- a CDS encoding heavy metal sensor histidine kinase, with protein sequence MRRLSLTVRLAVLLATFSFVALALLGGALYVALGQQLALRDDGALLTRVEQIRTLLRDMDARALVRDKPQLFANMLGNTESLLVIRPVAGAPLLEVNPGRREVPQVTPLPAGDALGLDAVQRSTTADGTPFIYTAVLSEPPGGGAALEILSGRLLTERTRILREYRDNIILFSSVMAVLAAALAYLLARRGMSPLRRLARQTATIGVGTLSQRLQRDDAPAELDALIEQFNAMLARLERGFEQLKQVSADMAHDLRTPINNLLGQTEVGLGQVREPHYYQRLLGSHFEELQRLSRMIDNMLFLARAEHADHPIDRTGLELAQELGRLCDYFEDLACERDVRLAWHGEGSVWADAALLRRALANLLANAVRFAEPGSVIEVTAGEQGDEVLIRVRNRGQAIAPEHLESVFERFYRVDASRQHSSQSSGLGLSIVRSIMQLHQGRCWAESSEGATCFTLAFPRVSHDRPPSP encoded by the coding sequence ATGAGGCGTCTGTCGCTGACCGTGCGCCTGGCGGTGTTGCTGGCAACCTTTTCGTTCGTCGCCTTGGCTCTGCTGGGCGGCGCGCTGTATGTCGCACTCGGGCAGCAACTGGCGCTGCGTGACGACGGCGCGCTGCTGACCCGCGTCGAGCAGATCCGTACCCTGCTGCGTGACATGGACGCCCGCGCGTTGGTGCGTGACAAGCCGCAGCTGTTCGCCAACATGCTGGGCAATACCGAATCCTTGCTGGTCATCCGGCCGGTCGCCGGGGCGCCGCTGCTGGAGGTCAACCCAGGGCGCCGCGAGGTGCCGCAGGTCACGCCTCTTCCCGCCGGGGACGCACTGGGGCTGGACGCGGTGCAGCGCAGCACCACTGCCGATGGCACGCCCTTCATCTATACCGCAGTACTCAGCGAGCCACCGGGTGGCGGTGCGGCACTGGAAATTCTGTCGGGGCGCTTGCTGACCGAGCGCACCCGCATCCTGCGCGAGTATCGCGACAACATCATCCTGTTCTCGTCGGTGATGGCCGTGCTGGCGGCAGCCCTGGCCTATCTGCTCGCCCGCCGCGGCATGTCGCCACTGCGCCGGTTGGCGCGCCAGACGGCAACCATTGGCGTCGGCACCTTGTCGCAGCGGCTGCAGCGCGACGATGCACCCGCCGAGCTGGATGCCCTGATCGAGCAGTTCAATGCCATGCTGGCGCGGCTCGAACGCGGTTTCGAACAACTCAAGCAGGTCAGTGCCGACATGGCCCATGACTTGCGCACACCCATCAACAATCTGCTTGGCCAGACTGAGGTCGGCCTCGGTCAGGTGCGTGAGCCGCATTACTACCAGCGCCTGCTGGGCTCGCACTTCGAGGAGTTGCAACGGCTGTCGCGGATGATCGACAACATGCTGTTCCTGGCCCGCGCCGAGCATGCCGATCACCCTATCGATCGCACCGGCCTGGAGTTAGCCCAGGAGTTGGGGCGTCTGTGCGATTACTTCGAAGACCTCGCCTGCGAGCGCGACGTACGGCTGGCGTGGCATGGCGAAGGCTCGGTGTGGGCCGACGCCGCGCTGCTGCGCCGGGCGCTGGCCAACCTGTTGGCCAATGCGGTGCGCTTTGCCGAGCCTGGCAGTGTCATCGAAGTGACCGCCGGTGAGCAGGGCGATGAGGTGTTGATCCGGGTGCGCAACCGTGGGCAGGCAATCGCCCCTGAGCACCTGGAAAGCGTGTTCGAACGTTTCTACAGGGTCGATGCCTCGCGCCAGCATTCGTCACAGTCCAGCGGGCTGGGCCTGTCGATCGTGCGATCGATCATGCAATTGCACCAGGGACGCTGCTGGGCCGAAAGCAGCGAGGGGGCGACTTGTTTCACCCTCGCGTTCCCGCGCGTCAGCCACGATAGGCCACCCAGCCCTTGA
- the purL gene encoding phosphoribosylformylglycinamidine synthase — translation MLILRGAPALSAFRHGKLLEQLSQKVPAVTGLYAEFAHFADVDGELTADQQQVLGRLLKYGPSVPVQEPSGRLFLVVPRLGTISPWASKASDIAHNCGLQSIQRLERGIAYYVAGSLSDADVAQVSAELHDRMTQRVLTQLEQAADLFSHAQPKPMTSVDILAGGRAALAQANVDLGLALAEDEIDYLVNAFQGLKRNPNDIELMMFAQANSEHCRHKIFNASWDIDGQAQEKSLFGMIKNTYQMHNEGVLSAYKDNASVIVGNVAGRFFPNPETRQYGAVQEPVHILMKVETHNHPTAIAPFSGASTGSGGEIRDEGATGRGAKPKAGLTGFTVSNLRIPGFEQPWEQAYGKPERIVDALDIMIEGPLGGAAFNNEFGRPALTGYFRTFEQSINTPHGEEVRGYHKPIMLAGGMGNIREDHVQKGEITVGAKLIVLGGPAMLIGLGGGAASSVATGASSADLDFASVQRENPEMERRCQEVIDRCWQLGDDNPIAFIHDVGAGGISNAFPELVNDGGRGGRFELRNVPNDEPGMAPHEIWSNESQERYVLAVSAVDFERFKAICERERCPFAVVGEATEEQHLTVTDSHFDNTPVDMPLDVLLGKPPRMHRSVTREAELGDDFDPSELDLDTAVQRVLSHPAVASKSFLITIGDRTITGLVARDQMVGPWQVPVADCAVTATSFDVYTGEAMAMGERTPLALLDAPASGRMAIGETITNLAASRIDKLSDIKLSANWMSAAGHPGEDARLYDTVKAVGMELCPELGITIPVGKDSMSMKTKWSEEGVEKSVTSPMSLIITGFAPVTDIRKTLTPQLRMDKGETDLILIDLGRGKNRMGASILAQTYGKIAAQAPDVDDAEDLKAFFAVIQGLNADGHLLAYHDRSDGGLVTTVLEMAFAGHCGLDLQLDPLTDSKGDVPAILFNEELGAVIQVRQDATPDVLAQFSAAGLGEECVAVIGKPVNNGEVSISLNGEVLFDDDRRMLQRQWAETSYQIQRLRDNADCADQEFDVLLEEDNPGLSVKLGYDVNEDVAAPYIKKGVRPQVAILREQGVNGQVEMAAAFDRAGFAAIDVHMSDILAGRVDFEAFKGLVACGGFSYGDVLGAGEGWAKSALFNSRARDAFQAFFERTDSFALGVCNGCQMMSNLHELIPGTEYWPHFVRNRSEQFEARVAMVEVQKSNSIFLQGMAGSRMPIAIAHGEGHAEFASEEALLEADLSGCVALRFVDNHGKVTEQYPANPNGSPRGITGLTSRDGRVTIMMPHPERVFRAVQNSWRPDEWQEDAALMRMFRNARVWVN, via the coding sequence ATGTTGATCCTGCGCGGCGCTCCTGCCCTTTCTGCCTTTCGCCACGGTAAATTACTCGAGCAACTGAGCCAGAAAGTCCCCGCTGTTACTGGTTTGTATGCCGAATTCGCCCACTTCGCCGACGTCGACGGCGAGCTGACCGCCGACCAGCAGCAGGTGCTGGGCCGTCTGCTCAAGTACGGCCCGAGCGTGCCGGTACAGGAGCCGAGCGGCCGCCTGTTCCTGGTCGTGCCGCGCCTGGGCACCATTTCGCCCTGGGCCTCCAAGGCCAGCGACATCGCCCATAACTGCGGCCTGCAGTCGATCCAGCGCCTGGAGCGCGGCATCGCCTACTACGTGGCCGGCTCGCTCAGCGACGCCGACGTCGCGCAGGTGTCCGCCGAACTGCACGATCGCATGACCCAGCGCGTGCTGACTCAGCTGGAGCAGGCCGCAGACCTGTTCAGCCACGCCCAGCCCAAGCCGATGACCTCGGTCGACATTCTCGCAGGTGGCCGCGCCGCCCTGGCCCAGGCCAACGTCGACCTGGGCCTGGCCCTGGCCGAAGACGAGATCGACTACCTGGTCAACGCTTTCCAGGGGCTCAAGCGCAACCCGAACGACATCGAGCTGATGATGTTCGCCCAGGCCAACTCCGAGCACTGCCGCCACAAGATCTTCAACGCCAGTTGGGACATCGACGGCCAGGCTCAGGAAAAGAGCCTGTTCGGCATGATCAAGAACACCTACCAGATGCACAACGAAGGCGTGCTGTCGGCTTACAAGGACAATGCCTCGGTGATCGTCGGCAACGTCGCCGGCCGCTTCTTCCCGAATCCTGAAACCCGCCAGTACGGTGCGGTGCAGGAGCCGGTGCACATCCTGATGAAGGTCGAGACGCACAACCACCCGACCGCCATCGCTCCGTTCTCCGGCGCCTCCACCGGCTCCGGCGGCGAAATCCGCGACGAAGGCGCCACCGGCCGTGGCGCCAAGCCCAAGGCCGGCCTGACCGGCTTCACCGTGTCCAACCTGCGCATCCCGGGCTTCGAACAGCCATGGGAGCAGGCCTACGGCAAGCCTGAGCGCATCGTCGACGCCCTCGACATCATGATCGAAGGCCCGCTGGGCGGCGCCGCGTTCAACAACGAATTCGGTCGTCCGGCCCTGACCGGCTACTTCCGTACCTTCGAGCAGAGCATCAACACCCCGCACGGTGAAGAAGTACGCGGCTACCACAAGCCGATCATGCTCGCCGGCGGCATGGGCAACATCCGTGAAGACCACGTGCAGAAGGGCGAGATCACCGTCGGCGCCAAGCTGATCGTGCTCGGCGGCCCGGCCATGCTGATCGGCCTGGGCGGCGGCGCTGCCTCGTCGGTGGCCACCGGTGCCAGCTCGGCTGACCTGGACTTCGCCTCGGTCCAGCGCGAAAACCCGGAAATGGAGCGCCGTTGCCAGGAAGTCATCGACCGCTGCTGGCAGCTGGGCGACGACAACCCGATCGCCTTCATCCACGACGTCGGCGCCGGCGGCATCTCCAACGCCTTCCCGGAACTGGTCAACGACGGTGGCCGCGGTGGTCGCTTCGAGCTGCGCAACGTGCCCAACGACGAGCCAGGCATGGCCCCGCACGAAATCTGGAGCAACGAATCGCAGGAGCGCTACGTGCTGGCCGTCAGCGCTGTCGACTTCGAGCGTTTCAAGGCCATCTGCGAGCGTGAGCGCTGCCCGTTCGCCGTGGTCGGCGAAGCCACCGAAGAACAGCACCTGACCGTCACCGACAGCCACTTCGACAACACCCCGGTCGACATGCCGCTCGACGTGCTGCTGGGCAAACCGCCACGCATGCACCGCTCGGTCACCCGCGAAGCCGAGCTGGGCGATGATTTCGACCCGAGCGAGCTGGACCTGGACACCGCCGTACAGCGCGTGCTGAGCCACCCGGCCGTGGCCAGCAAGAGCTTCCTGATCACCATCGGTGACCGCACCATCACCGGCCTGGTCGCCCGCGACCAGATGGTCGGCCCGTGGCAGGTACCGGTGGCCGACTGCGCCGTCACCGCCACCAGTTTCGATGTCTACACCGGCGAAGCCATGGCCATGGGCGAGCGGACTCCGCTGGCACTGCTGGATGCCCCGGCATCCGGGCGCATGGCCATCGGCGAAACCATCACCAACCTGGCCGCCTCGCGCATCGACAAGCTGTCCGACATCAAGCTGTCGGCCAACTGGATGTCCGCTGCCGGCCACCCAGGTGAAGACGCGCGCCTGTACGACACCGTCAAGGCTGTCGGCATGGAGCTGTGCCCCGAGCTGGGCATCACCATCCCGGTCGGCAAAGACTCGATGTCGATGAAGACCAAGTGGAGCGAAGAGGGCGTCGAGAAGAGCGTCACCTCGCCGATGTCGCTGATCATCACAGGCTTCGCCCCGGTCACTGACATCCGCAAGACCCTGACCCCGCAACTGCGCATGGACAAGGGCGAGACCGACCTCATCCTGATCGACCTGGGCCGCGGCAAGAACCGCATGGGCGCCTCGATCCTGGCCCAGACCTACGGCAAGATCGCAGCCCAGGCGCCGGACGTCGACGACGCCGAAGACCTCAAGGCGTTCTTCGCCGTGATCCAGGGTCTGAACGCCGACGGTCATCTGCTGGCCTACCACGACCGTTCCGACGGCGGCCTGGTCACCACCGTGCTGGAAATGGCCTTCGCCGGCCATTGCGGCCTCGACCTGCAACTCGATCCGCTGACCGACAGCAAGGGCGACGTCCCGGCCATCCTCTTCAACGAAGAGCTGGGTGCGGTCATCCAGGTTCGCCAGGACGCCACGCCGGACGTACTGGCCCAGTTCAGCGCCGCCGGCCTGGGCGAGGAGTGCGTCGCGGTGATCGGCAAGCCGGTCAACAACGGTGAGGTGTCCATCAGCCTGAACGGCGAAGTGCTGTTCGACGATGACCGCCGCATGCTGCAGCGCCAGTGGGCCGAGACCAGCTATCAGATCCAGCGCCTGCGCGACAACGCCGACTGCGCCGACCAGGAGTTCGATGTCCTGCTCGAAGAGGACAATCCAGGCCTGTCGGTCAAGCTCGGCTACGACGTCAACGAAGACGTTGCCGCGCCCTACATCAAGAAGGGTGTGCGTCCGCAAGTGGCGATCCTGCGTGAGCAGGGCGTCAACGGCCAGGTCGAGATGGCTGCAGCCTTCGACCGTGCAGGCTTTGCCGCGATCGACGTGCACATGAGCGACATCCTCGCCGGTCGCGTCGACTTCGAAGCCTTCAAGGGGCTGGTCGCCTGTGGTGGCTTCTCCTACGGCGACGTACTGGGCGCCGGTGAAGGCTGGGCCAAGTCGGCGCTGTTCAACAGCCGTGCCCGCGATGCCTTCCAGGCCTTCTTCGAGCGTACCGACAGCTTCGCCCTGGGCGTGTGCAACGGTTGCCAGATGATGTCCAACCTGCACGAGCTGATCCCGGGCACCGAGTACTGGCCGCACTTCGTGCGCAACCGCTCGGAGCAGTTCGAAGCGCGTGTAGCCATGGTCGAGGTGCAGAAGTCCAACTCGATCTTCCTGCAGGGCATGGCCGGTTCGCGCATGCCGATCGCCATCGCCCACGGTGAAGGCCATGCCGAGTTCGCCAGCGAAGAGGCACTGCTGGAAGCCGACCTGTCCGGTTGCGTGGCCCTGCGTTTCGTCGACAACCACGGCAAGGTCACCGAGCAGTATCCGGCCAACCCGAACGGTTCGCCACGGGGCATCACCGGCCTCACCAGCCGCGACGGTCGCGTCACCATCATGATGCCGCACCCTGAGCGTGTGTTCCGTGCCGTGCAGAACTCCTGGCGTCCGGATGAGTGGCAGGAAGACGCTGCGCTGATGCGCATGTTCCGCAACGCGCGGGTGTGGGTGAACTAA